From a single Lolium rigidum isolate FL_2022 chromosome 7, APGP_CSIRO_Lrig_0.1, whole genome shotgun sequence genomic region:
- the LOC124677588 gene encoding DNA-directed RNA polymerase III subunit rpc9-like, protein MKIEKANAGHLTNFEVLDFLRTRGAKTDPMGCLGAVAASECKVYEFLLKTPACNQTKESVSEFAKRCEGFKLTQAEKLNIINWRPSSVPDVYSMVEECAKRFCRDEQGAPCDGEQRATELLNLVNEVLPPAPTEPEDEVMEDA, encoded by the exons ATGAAGAT AGAGAAGGCAAACGCAGGACATCTCACCAACTTCGAAGTTCTCGACTTCCTGCGAACTAGAGGTGCAAAAACCGATCCCATGGGTTGCTTGGGGGCCGTTGCCGCATCGGAGTGTAAG GTATACGAGTTCCTCCTGAAAACTCCTGCCTGCAACCAGACAAAGGAATCGGTTTCTGAATTCGCAAAGAGATGCGAGGGTTTCAAGCTTACTCAAGCGGAGAAGCTAAACATAATCAACTGGAGACCGTCCTCGGTTCCTGATGTCTATTCG ATGGTAGAGGAGTGTGCGAAAAGATTTTGCAGAGATGAGCAAGGAGCGCCATGTGACGGGGAACAACGTGCCACAGAACTTTTGAATCTTGTAAATGAGGTTTTGCCACCAGCACCCACTGAGCCTGAGGATGAAGTGATGGAGGACGCCTGA